The DNA sequence GGTCTTGATGACATCCGCATCCGTGGCCGTCAGGACCACGTTCGGCGTCAGCCCGGCGGCGTTGAAGGCGCGATCGAGGCGTGAGCGACCGGTAAAGCCGAATACATAGGTGATCAATGGTTCGGCCGCCACGTCCGCGAGCGTCAGGGTCTCCTTCTGCGCCAGCGGGTGATCATGGCGGACGATGATCGCGCGATCCCAGTGGTAGCACGGCATCATCACCAGGTCCTCGAAATGCTCCATCGCCTCGGTCGCGATGGCGAAGTCGACGACGCCGGCGGCCGCCATCTCGGCGATCTGGGTCGGTGTCCCCTGGTTCATGTGCAGGGCCACGCGCGGGTACGCCTCGGTGAAGCGCGCGATGACGGGCGGCAGGGCGTAGCGCGCCTGGGTATGCGTGGTGGCGATCGATAGGCTGCCGGCCTGCGGATCGCGGAACTCCTGGGCCACCTGCTCGATATTCTCCGTGTCGTGCAGGATCTGGTTGGCGAGTTCGATGATCGCCTCGCCGGCCGGGGTGACCCGGGTCAGCTGGCGGCCGGTGCGTTCGAAGATCTCGACGCCCAGTTCGTCCTCCAGCAGGCGGATCTGTTTCGATACGCCCGGCTGCGAGGTGAACAGGTGCTCCGCGGTGGCCGATACGTTGAGGCCGTAGCGCGCGACGGCGGCGATGTAGCGCAGTTGGCGCAGGGTCATGGCTCGCTCCGCAGGATCTATTGTCGCGTGAAGCCGACGGGTAATAACGAAAAGTTATAGTACGCCGCGAGTTCGCCGGTTTTCAATCTACCGCTGCTCCCCTATCCTGACGCGCCCGTCGTTGGACCGGTGCGTGGCGCCAACCCGAAGAGGGAAGAAATGGACTGGATACTCGCCATGGCGGGTCTGGGCGTCGGCGCGCTGGTCGGTCTGACCGGTGTGGGCGGCGGTTCCCTGATG is a window from the Halofilum ochraceum genome containing:
- the cysB gene encoding HTH-type transcriptional regulator CysB, encoding MTLRQLRYIAAVARYGLNVSATAEHLFTSQPGVSKQIRLLEDELGVEIFERTGRQLTRVTPAGEAIIELANQILHDTENIEQVAQEFRDPQAGSLSIATTHTQARYALPPVIARFTEAYPRVALHMNQGTPTQIAEMAAAGVVDFAIATEAMEHFEDLVMMPCYHWDRAIIVRHDHPLAQKETLTLADVAAEPLITYVFGFTGRSRLDRAFNAAGLTPNVVLTATDADVIKTYVRLGLGIGIMANMAYEPEVDSDLVKLDASHLVESSTTRIGFRRNTRLRGYMYAFIETFAPHLTREVVDAALEAETQAERDELFEDITLPRY